One part of the Nitrospira sp. genome encodes these proteins:
- a CDS encoding EAL domain-containing protein has translation MTQARPTILIADDDPLTRLFVKNALEPAGMVVIEATGGKDALAKFEALPSDLVILDIMMPEVDGYLTCSRIRSLPRGKRIPILILTGLDDVNSIAQAYQHGATDFITKPVNATILCHHVRYMLRTNNVLHALIRSESRLELAQRIARIGNWDWNPKTNRFAMSNELCRLVGVRPQDFTGTFEAFLTLVHPDDRELVTGALQQLVAQHTPCDIDHRIVLPNGTDFVIHLQAEAVREEEIDEVTVIGTAQDITERKQAERAIHQLAYYDSLTGLANRVLFKDRLSNAISYAARHQQHLATLFIDLDRFKIINDTLGHTVGDMLLTHVAERLSESVRQSDSVSRHADHEPMHALARLGGDEFTILLTSLPQPEDAGRVARRILESLAHPFVIEGHEIFISASIGISIYPSDGSTVEALLKNADTAMYHAKEQGRNNCQFYSSGLNAAAADRLDLENELRRALEREEFVVFYQPKLNIHSRKILGAEALVRWKHPKRGLVPPGVFLNAAIDTGLIRSMDEWVLREACRQVKTWENAGLPAISISANVSNSLFHGRTLPATVADALRDSGLNPAQLELELTESIAMRDVEASVTMLEGLRTMGVRLSIDDFGTGYSSLSYLQRFPLSRLKIDQSFVRDLLTNENNVKITRAIIAMAHSLNLSVLAEGVETEGQLARLREEGCDEVQGYLFSRPVCAEDFEKLLRGDVDARTAA, from the coding sequence ATGACTCAAGCCCGCCCGACCATTTTGATCGCCGACGATGACCCTCTGACGCGGTTGTTCGTGAAGAATGCCCTGGAACCTGCCGGCATGGTCGTCATCGAAGCGACCGGCGGCAAGGATGCGCTGGCCAAGTTTGAAGCGCTTCCGTCGGATCTCGTCATTCTCGACATCATGATGCCCGAGGTGGACGGGTACTTAACCTGTTCCCGGATTCGCTCACTGCCACGCGGCAAACGGATTCCCATTTTGATTCTCACCGGCTTGGACGATGTGAACTCCATCGCCCAGGCCTACCAGCACGGCGCCACCGATTTCATCACGAAGCCGGTCAATGCCACGATTCTGTGCCATCACGTCCGCTACATGCTCCGCACCAACAACGTCCTGCACGCATTGATCCGGAGCGAATCCCGACTGGAACTGGCGCAACGTATCGCTCGCATCGGCAACTGGGATTGGAACCCCAAGACGAATCGTTTCGCCATGTCGAACGAACTGTGCCGGCTGGTCGGCGTGCGCCCGCAGGATTTCACCGGCACCTTCGAGGCGTTTCTCACTCTCGTGCATCCGGACGATCGTGAGCTGGTCACCGGTGCGCTGCAGCAGCTGGTCGCCCAACATACCCCCTGCGACATCGATCATCGGATCGTGCTGCCGAACGGCACGGACTTCGTCATCCATCTGCAGGCCGAGGCGGTGCGGGAAGAGGAAATAGATGAGGTCACGGTCATCGGGACGGCCCAGGACATCACCGAACGCAAACAGGCGGAACGGGCCATCCATCAGCTGGCTTACTATGACAGTCTGACAGGCTTGGCCAACCGCGTCCTGTTCAAGGACCGGCTCTCAAATGCCATCTCCTATGCCGCGCGACACCAGCAACACCTCGCCACGCTGTTTATCGACTTGGATCGCTTCAAAATCATCAACGATACGCTCGGCCACACGGTGGGCGACATGCTCCTGACCCACGTTGCGGAACGGTTGAGCGAGTCGGTCCGGCAGAGTGACTCGGTCAGCCGGCATGCCGACCATGAACCGATGCACGCCCTCGCCCGACTCGGCGGCGACGAATTCACCATTCTCCTGACGTCCTTGCCGCAACCGGAGGATGCGGGGCGGGTCGCCCGGCGCATTTTGGAATCGTTGGCGCACCCGTTCGTCATCGAGGGACACGAAATTTTTATTTCGGCCAGTATCGGCATTTCGATCTATCCGTCCGACGGCTCCACAGTCGAAGCGCTGCTCAAGAACGCCGACACCGCGATGTACCATGCGAAGGAACAGGGCCGGAACAATTGCCAGTTTTATTCATCCGGGCTCAACGCCGCGGCGGCCGATCGCCTGGACTTGGAAAATGAACTGCGTCGCGCCTTGGAGCGGGAAGAGTTCGTCGTCTTCTATCAGCCGAAGCTCAACATCCACTCCAGAAAAATCCTGGGGGCTGAAGCGTTGGTGCGATGGAAACATCCCAAGCGCGGCCTGGTGCCGCCCGGCGTCTTCTTGAATGCGGCGATCGACACCGGACTCATTCGCTCCATGGATGAATGGGTGTTGCGTGAAGCCTGCCGCCAAGTGAAGACCTGGGAGAACGCCGGTCTTCCCGCCATCTCGATTTCGGCCAACGTCTCCAACTCGCTGTTCCATGGCAGGACGCTCCCGGCCACTGTGGCCGACGCGTTGCGGGATTCCGGCTTGAACCCCGCACAGCTCGAACTCGAGCTGACCGAATCCATCGCGATGCGGGATGTCGAAGCCTCCGTCACCATGCTGGAAGGGTTGCGGACCATGGGCGTGCGCCTGTCGATCGATGACTTCGGGACCGGGTATTCGTCCTTGAGTTATCTCCAGCGGTTTCCGCTGAGCCGGTTGAAAATCGATCAATCGTTCGTGCGAGACCTGCTGACGAACGAAAACAACGTGAAGATCACGCGCGCCATTATCGCGATGGCGCACAGCTTAAATCTCTCGGTGCTGGCCGAAGGCGTGGAAACGGAAGGGCAGTTGGCACGGTTACGGGAAGAAGGGTGCGACGAGGTGCAAGGGTACCTGTTCAGCCGCCCGGTCTGCGCGGAGGATTTCGAGAAGCTGCTCAGGGGCGATGTCGATGCCCGTACAGCAGCGTGA
- a CDS encoding PilZ domain-containing protein, producing MDQRRHHRVFVHFQSSFSSVNRVDGEGRVVDLSLCGCGIVTPAAVHPGTLLTLRIHQPNDETPLTVQQAVVRWCRDGRVGLEFVTLEPDHWIRLQALVKNLTKQPYERANEREEGPAI from the coding sequence ATGGACCAACGCCGGCACCATCGTGTTTTCGTTCACTTCCAGAGCTCCTTTTCATCAGTCAACCGGGTAGACGGGGAAGGTCGCGTCGTCGATTTGTCCTTGTGCGGCTGCGGCATCGTCACGCCGGCGGCGGTGCATCCCGGTACGCTTCTGACGCTCCGCATCCATCAGCCGAATGACGAAACGCCGTTGACGGTCCAGCAAGCCGTGGTCCGCTGGTGCCGCGACGGGCGCGTCGGACTGGAGTTCGTCACCTTGGAGCCAGACCACTGGATTCGCCTGCAAGCCCTCGTCAAAAATCTCACCAAGCAACCTTACGAACGCGCCAACGAGAGAGAAGAAGGTCCGGCTATTTGA
- a CDS encoding RtcB family protein translates to MRLNTDMHVNRIDDYLWEIPPTEKDGMLVPARIYASPAILGSMDRGVFDQVTNVACLPGIHRYALCMPDGHWGYGFPIGGVAAFDPEDGIISPGGVGYDINCGMRLIRTDLTLSEVQPKLELLMTELFRRIPAGVGSRGFVNLNRRDFREVLRKGAGWCIAKGYGWEEDLDRIEERGCLDGADPTHVTDYAIERGINQLGTLGSGNHYLEVQVLSDKGIFDRETAAAMGLTGHDQIVVMVHCGSRGFGHQVASDYLKIFEKAMRRYGIAVKDQQLACAPFRSPEGQEYFGAMNCAANTAFANRQVITHQIREAFAAVFDSTPHALGMHLIYDVAHNIAKVERYGDGEWLVHRKGATRAFGPGSPELPACYRDIGQPVICGGSMETGSYLLVGTDRAMHDTFGSTMHGSGRTMSRAQAKRTVRGEQLLRDMKQHGILVKAVSMSGLAEEAGLAYKNISDVVETVDQAGITKKVAELKPIGNIKG, encoded by the coding sequence ATGAGGCTCAACACCGACATGCACGTCAACCGCATCGACGACTACCTGTGGGAAATTCCACCGACCGAAAAAGACGGCATGCTGGTCCCGGCGAGAATTTATGCGAGTCCAGCCATTCTCGGTTCCATGGATCGCGGGGTCTTCGATCAGGTCACCAACGTCGCCTGCCTGCCCGGCATCCATCGCTACGCGCTCTGCATGCCCGATGGCCACTGGGGGTACGGCTTTCCCATCGGCGGGGTCGCGGCGTTCGATCCTGAGGACGGTATCATCTCTCCTGGGGGAGTCGGGTACGACATCAACTGCGGCATGCGCTTGATCCGCACCGACCTGACCCTGTCCGAAGTGCAGCCGAAACTCGAATTGCTCATGACGGAATTGTTCCGACGAATTCCGGCCGGAGTCGGCTCGCGCGGCTTCGTCAATCTCAACCGGCGCGACTTCCGCGAGGTCTTGCGCAAGGGCGCGGGGTGGTGCATCGCCAAGGGCTACGGGTGGGAAGAGGATCTGGATCGCATCGAGGAACGCGGCTGCCTCGACGGCGCCGACCCGACGCACGTCACGGACTATGCGATTGAACGCGGCATCAACCAACTCGGCACCTTAGGATCCGGCAATCACTACTTGGAAGTGCAGGTCCTCTCCGACAAAGGTATCTTCGATCGGGAGACGGCCGCGGCAATGGGACTGACCGGTCATGATCAAATCGTGGTGATGGTCCATTGCGGCTCGCGCGGCTTCGGCCACCAAGTCGCGAGTGACTATCTGAAAATATTCGAGAAGGCGATGCGTCGCTACGGCATCGCCGTCAAGGATCAGCAACTCGCCTGCGCCCCCTTTCGTTCGCCGGAAGGACAAGAGTATTTCGGCGCGATGAATTGCGCCGCCAACACGGCGTTCGCCAACCGGCAGGTCATCACCCATCAAATCCGTGAGGCCTTCGCCGCCGTCTTCGACTCGACTCCGCACGCACTCGGCATGCACCTCATCTACGATGTGGCGCACAACATCGCCAAAGTGGAGCGGTATGGTGACGGGGAGTGGCTGGTGCATCGCAAAGGCGCCACCAGAGCGTTCGGCCCCGGCAGTCCGGAGCTGCCGGCTTGTTATCGAGACATCGGCCAGCCGGTGATTTGCGGCGGTTCGATGGAAACCGGCTCCTACCTCCTGGTCGGCACCGATCGCGCCATGCACGACACCTTCGGCTCAACCATGCACGGGTCCGGCCGCACCATGTCGCGCGCGCAGGCCAAACGCACGGTCCGCGGCGAACAGCTGCTCCGGGACATGAAACAACACGGCATTCTCGTGAAAGCCGTGTCCATGTCGGGCCTCGCCGAGGAAGCCGGACTGGCATACAAAAATATCTCCGACGTCGTAGAAACGGTGGACCAGGCGGGAATCACAAAAAAAGTGGCGGAATTGAAACCGATTGGCAATATAAAGGGCTAG
- a CDS encoding archease translates to MPGTFRFLDDIAIADMAFEAEGDSLAALFEAATDALLHSLADPASVAHTWHRTVDLSEPDVDTLLFEWLGRLVYLKDAEGVVFHQAALQLTQEADGSAWHLHADLSGAPVDPATQELRSDVKGVTKHLYAVTHEGNQWTTRVVLDV, encoded by the coding sequence ATGCCGGGCACCTTTCGATTCCTCGACGACATCGCGATAGCCGATATGGCCTTCGAGGCCGAAGGCGATTCATTGGCAGCGCTCTTCGAGGCCGCGACAGACGCACTCCTGCACAGCCTCGCCGATCCGGCCTCCGTCGCGCACACCTGGCACCGCACCGTCGATCTGTCCGAGCCGGACGTCGACACGCTGTTGTTCGAGTGGTTGGGACGATTGGTGTATCTCAAGGATGCGGAAGGCGTGGTGTTTCATCAGGCCGCACTACAGCTGACCCAGGAGGCCGACGGCTCGGCCTGGCATCTCCACGCGGACCTGAGCGGCGCGCCGGTCGATCCAGCCACGCAAGAACTTCGCTCGGACGTCAAAGGCGTGACGAAACATCTCTACGCGGTAACTCACGAAGGAAACCAGTGGACCACTCGGGTGGTGCTGGATGTCTGA
- the sdhB gene encoding succinate dehydrogenase iron-sulfur subunit has product MRLTFTIQRFNPETDQHPHQEDYRLDIGRGMTVLEGLIRIKNELDGRLALRYSCRSAICGSCAMQINGTQKLACRTSVRKELERHGKITIQPLPNLPLIKDLVVDMAPFWEKIRAVTPWLTPVTHPTKRYGPSGQLRLLPETYQFHNVDACIMCGACVAACTSHEVSKGFLGPAALAKAARFVADPREPSDAKQVRLSALQEDDGIWDCTRCNMCVQVCPKDVQPMEAIIRLRRSSLRHGLTTAEGARHITGFVDLVRQEGRLNEALMPLKVVGINLQRVLHVMPLGLRMFFKGKVPLPFGHTIPGIEQVRAIFSAARRRAGLG; this is encoded by the coding sequence ATGCGCCTGACCTTCACCATCCAGCGCTTCAACCCCGAAACCGACCAGCACCCGCACCAGGAAGACTATCGTCTCGACATCGGGCGAGGCATGACCGTGCTCGAGGGGCTCATCCGCATCAAGAACGAGTTGGACGGCCGCTTGGCGCTGCGCTATTCCTGCCGCTCTGCGATCTGCGGCTCCTGCGCCATGCAGATCAACGGCACGCAGAAACTCGCCTGTCGCACCTCTGTCCGCAAGGAATTGGAGCGTCACGGCAAAATCACGATCCAGCCCCTGCCGAATCTTCCGCTCATCAAAGACCTGGTCGTCGATATGGCGCCGTTCTGGGAGAAGATTCGAGCCGTGACACCCTGGCTGACGCCGGTCACCCATCCCACAAAGCGTTACGGGCCATCGGGGCAACTGCGGTTGCTGCCGGAGACCTACCAATTTCACAACGTAGATGCCTGCATTATGTGCGGGGCCTGCGTGGCCGCCTGTACCTCACACGAAGTGTCGAAGGGATTTCTCGGTCCAGCGGCGCTGGCCAAGGCGGCCCGATTTGTGGCAGACCCGCGCGAACCGTCGGACGCCAAACAGGTCCGGCTCTCAGCGCTCCAGGAAGACGACGGGATCTGGGATTGTACCCGCTGCAACATGTGTGTGCAGGTCTGTCCCAAAGACGTCCAACCGATGGAGGCGATCATTCGCTTGCGCCGCTCTTCACTGCGGCATGGCTTGACCACCGCCGAGGGCGCCCGCCACATCACCGGCTTTGTCGACCTCGTCCGGCAGGAAGGGCGCTTGAACGAGGCCTTGATGCCGCTGAAAGTGGTCGGCATCAATCTGCAACGCGTGTTGCACGTCATGCCGCTGGGCCTGCGTATGTTTTTCAAAGGCAAGGTTCCGCTGCCCTTCGGCCATACGATCCCGGGGATCGAGCAAGTCCGGGCGATCTTCTCCGCCGCGCGCCGCCGCGCCGGTCTCGGCTGA
- a CDS encoding aminopeptidase P family protein: MSHSTEHNQTSGPNATLFIAASETDSNLYYATKFIAPDPFIYLEVKGERLMIMSDLEVDRARHQATVDRVLSYSELERRAKSQGVKDPGNIDVIHLVLQDAGLHEILVPPTFPFLHAQRLQELGYRLRTKREPFYERRVMKSDEEVRHIEAAQRATETAVAAAHASLRRAEIRDNVLWLDGEILTSERVKKLINVALMECDCVAQHTIVAGGEQACDPHDEGSGPLPAHRSIIFDVFPRSADSRYFADMSRTVVRGRPSPELTKLYQTVKDAQEEAITNIRDGADGAVIHQGICDRFEKAGYKTGLVNGRMQGYFHGTGHGVGLDIHEAPRISRTGSLLQEGHVVTVEPGLYYPGLGAVRIEDMVLVTKDGCRNLTNYPKVFELG; the protein is encoded by the coding sequence ATGAGTCACTCCACGGAGCACAACCAGACGTCCGGCCCCAACGCGACCCTCTTCATCGCCGCCAGCGAAACGGACTCGAATCTCTATTACGCCACGAAGTTCATCGCACCCGACCCCTTCATTTACCTGGAGGTGAAAGGGGAGCGGCTGATGATCATGAGCGACCTGGAGGTTGACCGGGCTCGTCATCAGGCCACCGTCGATCGCGTGTTGTCGTACTCCGAATTGGAACGGCGCGCGAAGTCCCAGGGCGTCAAAGATCCTGGTAATATCGATGTCATCCATCTGGTCCTGCAGGACGCAGGACTGCACGAGATTCTGGTGCCGCCGACGTTTCCGTTTCTCCACGCGCAACGGCTGCAGGAACTCGGGTACCGGCTCCGTACAAAGCGCGAACCGTTTTATGAACGGCGGGTGATGAAATCGGACGAAGAAGTTCGCCACATCGAGGCGGCGCAGCGGGCAACCGAAACCGCCGTGGCTGCCGCGCACGCTAGTCTTCGTCGAGCCGAGATTCGCGACAATGTGCTCTGGCTTGACGGCGAGATACTGACCTCGGAACGCGTGAAGAAGTTGATCAACGTCGCGCTCATGGAATGCGACTGTGTGGCACAACATACCATCGTGGCAGGCGGGGAGCAGGCTTGCGATCCGCACGACGAAGGCAGCGGCCCGTTGCCGGCGCATCGCAGCATTATCTTCGACGTATTCCCGCGCTCGGCCGATTCCCGTTACTTCGCCGACATGTCGCGCACGGTGGTGCGCGGGCGACCTTCGCCGGAATTGACGAAGCTGTACCAGACCGTCAAAGACGCGCAGGAAGAAGCCATTACCAACATTCGCGACGGTGCCGACGGCGCGGTGATTCATCAAGGCATTTGCGATCGGTTCGAAAAGGCTGGGTACAAGACCGGCCTGGTCAACGGCCGCATGCAGGGCTACTTTCACGGCACGGGACACGGCGTCGGTCTCGATATTCACGAAGCGCCGCGCATCAGCCGAACAGGATCGCTGCTCCAGGAGGGCCACGTCGTGACGGTGGAACCGGGCCTCTACTATCCGGGGTTGGGCGCGGTCCGTATCGAGGACATGGTGCTTGTCACCAAGGACGGCTGCCGCAATCTCACGAACTATCCGAAAGTGTTTGAGCTCGGCTGA
- a CDS encoding AsmA-like C-terminal domain-containing protein, whose protein sequence is MRVRPRTVVLSLVGLVVAGVLILLYSRELFGVDILKNFFLQQLETSLRRKIEVDRIKLVVLPSIRLELTNVGIYGHDDPTHVVFSAKEIDIVLRLLPLLKKQVVAKRIFLNEPTVTLIRNRSGHWNVLAGLPSAAKDESAYQMFSRLLQIREATIQKGHITVTDEARPDGVRTTKLESVEMALKVYPGKAQGDLHISAALPTTGVPSSVSLTGTISLSESSSSLAAEEPYSVHPAFQFEGEIDTTNLRLREAADFFGPRPVPQQLQGGASLQSHIRVAPGVAGYDVVLTQIAANVDELAVTGKANMAGLLTSQPTFSITFAAPSIDLRQLFARIPAQWIHAQLPALVERRQLGGTVEILSATLTGATAPSPQLSLTGDFRIDKGTALIGNDLVPTQDLTATVSVEPGRIRVGKLSGEYGNLTITDGKAVVSFLDDGPWMELDISGDMTAADLVRFLTKTIRADKLTSLLAQSREIEGQTHPTFRLVGPLDKPDGITFAGGEVLTEQVSLLNPSLPQRLTAMHGRIIFSQTGGVQFDQVTANVGEAQLQFNGMIGGGTPSVFQDFVIRAKGSATQLRQMLSAGTFPDDLLYGMVTAKVQLSGPSGAPHLRGEIGLNEAKLVLPTLGEKPFGSPASLELDADVTKGTGLVISRLELVVPPLRLPLKGRIILGDQFSIDASLATGTVSVSSLPEWVYRSGFEAGRLEVSMDVKGADAEWKNWRTSGWLALTNGLMTLKGVDGAVEDIYLRLKFSKNIADIKQLSFRIKDSDVSLSGALKNWTTKPVIAVKIESAQMDLDLLIPKGHRSPIREFLETLASTSQVSATATIEKGLYKHLRFGGLSGRLTIQDGMLDLDRVVTQSGTGHAAGRMVVHLPKGEPAETETSVRMTGIPVEALLPLLGANDQPVTGDMKLTGALRGHGRNPHGILPTLNGKVELVLQDGRILKTEKRAIWKILSILNLPAVLQGKVDLEKEGLQYNRASATLTVQNGLVKTQNIILDSPVLKISAVGSYDLPTDQLDMIWAVSPFGSYSQFLKSIPLFGRLMAGDRKGLATALFQVKGSIDDPEVTYLPMKSFTTGLTGVAQLAFDLLKNTVMLPIDILSPQEEKEPLFDPALEIQTPPSAPPPIDVPQSPARVPATP, encoded by the coding sequence GTGAGGGTTCGTCCCCGCACGGTGGTGCTGTCGCTAGTTGGCCTAGTGGTCGCGGGGGTACTCATCCTCCTTTATTCGCGCGAGTTGTTCGGCGTCGACATCCTCAAAAACTTCTTCCTTCAGCAACTCGAAACCAGCCTGCGCCGTAAGATCGAAGTCGATCGCATCAAACTCGTGGTGCTGCCCAGCATTCGCCTCGAACTCACCAACGTCGGCATTTACGGCCACGACGACCCAACCCACGTCGTTTTTTCCGCCAAAGAAATCGATATCGTGCTGCGCCTGCTCCCGCTGCTGAAGAAGCAGGTGGTGGCCAAACGCATCTTTCTCAATGAACCGACGGTGACATTGATCCGCAACCGGTCCGGCCACTGGAACGTGCTGGCCGGATTGCCCTCAGCGGCCAAAGACGAATCGGCCTACCAGATGTTCAGTCGTCTGCTCCAAATCCGGGAGGCGACCATTCAGAAAGGCCATATCACCGTCACCGACGAGGCACGACCAGACGGCGTCCGGACGACCAAGCTGGAATCGGTCGAAATGGCGCTCAAAGTCTATCCAGGGAAGGCCCAAGGAGACCTGCATATTTCCGCGGCGCTGCCGACCACCGGCGTCCCCTCGTCCGTTTCCCTGACCGGCACGATCAGTCTGAGCGAATCGTCCTCCTCGTTGGCGGCCGAGGAGCCCTATTCGGTCCATCCTGCGTTTCAATTCGAGGGCGAGATCGACACGACCAACCTGCGTCTGCGCGAGGCCGCCGACTTCTTCGGCCCCAGGCCGGTTCCCCAGCAACTGCAGGGCGGTGCTAGTCTCCAAAGCCATATCCGCGTGGCCCCTGGTGTCGCAGGCTATGACGTGGTGCTCACCCAAATTGCCGCCAATGTCGATGAGTTGGCCGTCACCGGCAAGGCCAACATGGCCGGACTGCTGACCTCGCAACCGACGTTTTCCATCACCTTCGCCGCGCCCTCGATCGACCTTCGGCAGCTCTTCGCGCGGATACCGGCGCAGTGGATCCACGCGCAATTGCCGGCGCTCGTTGAACGGCGGCAACTGGGCGGCACAGTGGAGATCCTCTCCGCCACCCTGACCGGCGCCACGGCACCCAGCCCGCAACTGTCGCTCACGGGCGATTTCCGCATCGACAAAGGCACGGCCCTCATCGGCAACGACCTTGTACCGACCCAGGATCTGACGGCCACCGTCTCGGTGGAACCGGGACGCATCCGCGTCGGCAAGCTGAGCGGCGAGTACGGGAATCTCACGATCACCGACGGCAAAGCTGTGGTCTCGTTTCTGGACGACGGGCCCTGGATGGAATTGGACATCAGCGGCGACATGACGGCCGCCGACCTCGTGAGATTTCTCACCAAGACCATTCGCGCGGACAAGCTCACGTCGCTGCTCGCGCAGTCGCGTGAAATCGAGGGGCAGACCCATCCGACGTTCCGCCTCGTCGGCCCGCTGGACAAACCGGACGGCATCACCTTCGCGGGCGGGGAGGTGTTGACCGAGCAGGTCAGCCTCCTGAATCCGTCGTTGCCGCAACGGCTGACGGCCATGCACGGGCGCATCATCTTCTCGCAAACCGGCGGCGTGCAGTTCGATCAGGTCACGGCCAACGTCGGGGAGGCTCAACTCCAGTTCAACGGCATGATCGGCGGCGGTACGCCCAGCGTCTTCCAGGATTTCGTGATTCGCGCGAAGGGCAGCGCCACCCAACTTCGACAGATGCTCTCGGCCGGCACCTTTCCCGACGACCTGTTGTACGGCATGGTCACCGCCAAGGTGCAGCTGTCCGGCCCGTCCGGTGCACCGCACCTGCGCGGAGAAATCGGCCTGAACGAGGCGAAGCTCGTGCTCCCGACGCTCGGCGAAAAACCGTTCGGCTCACCGGCCTCCCTGGAACTCGACGCCGATGTGACCAAAGGCACCGGCCTGGTCATTTCGCGTCTTGAACTCGTGGTGCCGCCGCTACGGCTGCCGCTGAAGGGCCGCATCATCCTGGGCGATCAGTTCTCGATCGACGCCTCACTCGCCACGGGCACCGTGTCCGTCTCCAGTCTGCCGGAATGGGTCTACCGCAGTGGATTCGAGGCCGGCAGACTTGAAGTCTCCATGGACGTGAAGGGGGCGGATGCCGAGTGGAAAAACTGGCGGACGAGTGGGTGGCTCGCGCTCACCAACGGCCTGATGACGCTGAAAGGCGTGGACGGCGCGGTCGAAGACATCTACCTTCGCTTGAAGTTTTCCAAGAACATCGCCGACATCAAGCAGTTGTCGTTCCGGATCAAGGACAGCGATGTGAGCCTCTCGGGGGCATTAAAGAATTGGACGACCAAACCAGTCATCGCGGTCAAAATCGAATCGGCGCAGATGGATCTCGACCTGCTCATCCCCAAGGGGCACCGCTCGCCGATCCGGGAATTCCTGGAGACGTTGGCCTCGACCAGCCAGGTGAGCGCCACCGCCACCATCGAAAAAGGCCTCTATAAGCATCTGCGGTTCGGCGGGCTCTCGGGACGGCTCACCATTCAAGACGGCATGCTGGATCTCGACCGCGTCGTGACACAATCGGGCACCGGCCATGCGGCGGGCCGGATGGTGGTGCACCTGCCGAAGGGCGAGCCGGCTGAAACGGAAACCTCGGTGCGCATGACCGGCATTCCCGTCGAAGCCCTGCTCCCGCTGCTCGGCGCGAACGATCAACCGGTGACCGGCGACATGAAGCTCACCGGCGCGCTGCGCGGGCACGGACGCAATCCGCACGGTATCCTGCCCACACTGAATGGGAAGGTTGAACTTGTCCTGCAGGATGGCCGCATCCTCAAAACGGAAAAGCGTGCCATCTGGAAGATCCTGTCCATCCTGAACCTACCGGCCGTCTTGCAAGGCAAGGTTGATCTTGAAAAGGAAGGGCTCCAGTACAACCGCGCCAGCGCCACCCTGACGGTGCAGAACGGCTTGGTGAAGACGCAGAACATCATTCTGGACAGCCCGGTACTAAAGATCTCGGCCGTCGGCAGTTACGACTTGCCCACCGATCAGCTCGACATGATCTGGGCGGTCAGCCCCTTCGGCTCCTACTCGCAGTTTTTGAAATCGATCCCGCTCTTCGGGCGCCTGATGGCCGGAGACCGCAAGGGGCTCGCGACGGCACTCTTCCAGGTGAAGGGATCGATCGACGACCCGGAAGTGACTTATCTGCCGATGAAATCCTTCACCACGGGACTCACCGGTGTCGCGCAGCTCGCGTTCGATCTGTTGAAGAATACGGTCATGCTGCCGATCGACATTCTCTCGCCGCAGGAGGAAAAGGAACCGCTGTTCGACCCGGCGCTGGAAATCCAAACGCCACCCTCCGCACCGCCGCCGATCGACGTCCCGCAATCGCCGGCCCGCGTCCCGGCCACGCCTTGA